The following DNA comes from Fervidibacillus albus.
TTTGCATTATTTGCCAAATTTCGCTCGTTGATTTTTTTCAACTACTTGAAGAAAACACCTATTTTCATCATTATATTCGAGAAGAGCGGGCGGAATACGAAGTGAACGGAAACTCACGAACGAATCGAACTTTCATCGATTTAACGAAGGATGAAAGAGATGCCATTTGTCACCTCGTCTACACGTTTAAATCGGGAAAAACGAGTGATTAACAACCTTCTTCCGTTTTTGACAAAAAGCTATCGAAAAATAGGAAGGATACGAATCATTCGTTTACATGTAGACAAAATTATATTTTTGTGGTTTAAAATAGTTATTCGACGATTTTCCTATTGATTCAAGGAAGGAAAATTGAATATAAAAGGTAGGTGGATTGTGATGATACAAAATCCGTCAATGGATGAAATTCGTGATATTTTGCATCAAGCGAAACGAATTGCCGTCGTAGGATTAAGCGCAAATCCAGAACGAACGAGTTACCAAATTGCAAAGGCGATGCAAGATGCTGGTTATGAAATTATCCCTGTCAATCCGATGGTGGATGAAGTATTAGGGGTTAAAGCTGTAGGATCGTTAAAGGAAATCGATGGGCACGTCGATATCGTCAACATTTTCCGAAGAAGTGAGTTTTTACCTGAAATTGCTGAACAATTTTTACAAATCGATGCTGACGTTTTTTGGGCACAACAAGGAATCGTCCATGAAGGAGTGTACGAGCGGTTAAAAGAAAAAGGGGTTCCCGTCATCATGGACCGATGTATTAAAGTGATGCATGCACTCGTAAAAGTTTCGTGATACAGTCGAGAAAGGTTGGACACTTCTTTGTTCCAGCCTTTTTCTTTTTTATAACGTTAAGCATAGTTAGAAAAAACGAATAAACAAACAAACGTTCCCAAGTCGTATAGACAAAGGGAAATGATTTCGTTTAAAATAAACTATAGTTATTTGATTAGTGTTTGAAAGGGGAATGGCAGTGGCCACACATGAACCAATTCAATATAATGATGATTCCATCCAAGTGTTGGAAGGTTTAGAAGCCGTCAGGAAACGTCCAGGGATGTATATTGGAAGTACGGATGTCCGAGGTCTTCACCATCTCGTTTATGAAATCGTCGATAATGCGGTGGATGAAGCATTGGCAGGCTTCGGGAATCATATTATCGTGAAAATTCATCAAGATAATAGCATTACCGTTACGGACTTTGGACGGGGAATGCCAACCGGAATACATAAGACAGGAAAACCGACAACGGAAGTCATCTTTACCGTATTGCACGCAGGTGGAAAGTTCGGTCAATCGAGTTACAAGACGAGCGGTGGTTTGCACGGAGTTGGT
Coding sequences within:
- a CDS encoding helix-turn-helix domain-containing protein; this encodes MIDDVQVGQLMQEMRKKNGFTSVQMAEKLRISQPKLSRMETGNQPVPISLLSRFCIICQISLVDFFQLLEENTYFHHYIREERAEYEVNGNSRTNRTFIDLTKDERDAICHLVYTFKSGKTSD
- a CDS encoding CoA-binding protein produces the protein MIQNPSMDEIRDILHQAKRIAVVGLSANPERTSYQIAKAMQDAGYEIIPVNPMVDEVLGVKAVGSLKEIDGHVDIVNIFRRSEFLPEIAEQFLQIDADVFWAQQGIVHEGVYERLKEKGVPVIMDRCIKVMHALVKVS